The genomic segment AACGATCGTCAACATCTCGAGGAACTACTTCCGCCGTCGCTCCGTGGAGCGAGCGTACTTGACGCGGGAGGCACGGGCGCCCCGTCCCAGCCAGCACCAGCCCGACGTGGCCACGCGCGCGGCCGTGCGCCAAGCATTGCTTGCACTTCCCGCCAGGCAGCGGGCCGCCATCGTCCTCCGGTTCTACGAGGATCTTCCCGAGCACGAGATCGCGGAGATCCTGCGGTGCCGGCCGGGGACGGTGCGATCGCTCGTCACTCGCGGCGTGCAGGCTCTCCGAGACGACATCCGAGGTGACGAAGATGCGGACTGACACGGCCGGGGACGACATCCGGGAGCTCCTCCGCCTGCTGGCAGATGACGTGCCCCAGGAGAACGTCGTGCCGCCGGGGGCGCTGGGACGAGCCAGGAAGCGGCTCATCAGGAACAGCGTGATCGCAGTGGTGGTCCTCGCCGTGGCCGCGTTCGGCACGTTGAGCGGCGTGCAGGCGCTTCGAGGTGTCGGGCGGACCACGCCCGCCCAGACTCCGACCGATGTCCCAGCCACCAACGGTCGGATCGCGTTCGTCTCCCCGGATGCGGGAGCGTACGTCTACGTGGCCAAGGAGCACGCGTACGAAGCTACGGACTACCTTTACACGGTGGCGCTTGACGGCAGCGACTTCCGGTTGGTGGCGGGCACCCAGGCCGAGCATCCGGACTGGTCGCCGGACGGTTCGACCATCGCCTTCGACAGCGGAAGAGTGTGGTTGGTCCAGGAAGGCATCCCGGCCCCGTGGTGGACGGAAGGCGGACACATCTTCACCGCCAACGCGGACGGCACCGGGCTCACGCAGGTCACCAGCGGGGACGGCGCCGAGTTTGCTCCCGATTGGTCTCCCGACGGCGCCCACCTGGCCCTGGCGGCCCGCGAGGGGCCGGGAATCTCCACCCGGATCTTCGTCCTCGATCTCGCCACCGGGGAGATGCGTCCAATCACCGAGGACCAGGCCGCGTACGTTGACATGGAGCCGGACTACTCGCCCGACGGCACGCAGATCGTGTTCGTGCGGCAGGGGGTTTCCAGCGAGCTGTCGGCCCTGTTCGTAGTGAACCTGGATGGGAGCGGTCTCCGCCAATTGACGCCATGGGAGCTCGACGCCACCGATCCCTCATGGTCCCCGGATGGCACCACGATCTTGTTCCAGAGCGGCGACAATTGCTGCGAGGATCCTCTTGCGGAGATCTACGTGATCGGGACCGACGGAACGGGCCTGACGCTACTCTCCAATGTCCCGGTCCCCATCTCTCCGCCGAGCTTCCCGCCCGTTCCCGCGTCCCTGCGCAAGCCCACGCGGGCGGCGTCGTTCCAGCCTTCATGGTCCCCGGATGGGACACGAATCGTGTTCACCCGGCGAATCGTCGCGACCTCGGCACCTCTCCAGCTGCTCACGATGGCTCCCGACGGGAGCGACGTGACCGTGCTTGGGCCACTGACGCCCAAAGACGACTGGGAAGAGGCAGCTTGGGGAACCCATCCATGAGTCGAGGAGGCGAACGGCCGGCCGGCCCGTCAGAAGCGGGAGACGCCTGATTCGAGCTTGCGCCGAGCCTTCCACACACCAGCGCTAAGAAGGTGTACAAACCTCCTCGGGGCAGAGGATGACCACGGATTCCCGCATCGGTACGACCATCGCCGGGTACCGCGTCGAGCGGCTCTTGGGCCGGGGCGGCATGGGCCGGGTGTACCTGGCGGAGGACTCCCGGCTCGGACGGAAGGTGGCCCTCAAGCTCCTCGACCCCCGAGCTTGCCGAGGACGAGCAGTTCCGGGACCGGTTCACGAGGGAGTCGCGACTCGCCGCCTCGCTCGACCATCCGAACAT from the Actinomycetota bacterium genome contains:
- a CDS encoding SigE family RNA polymerase sigma factor, translated to MTERLDPTAQSTGGGLAQLYLAHAPDARRLAYLLTGDLALAEDFVQEAFARLVGRLAHLRDRAAFDAYLRRTIVNISRNYFRRRSVERAYLTREARAPRPSQHQPDVATRAAVRQALLALPARQRAAIVLRFYEDLPEHEIAEILRCRPGTVRSLVTRGVQALRDDIRGDEDAD